The segment GGTCAGCTCAAGATTGCTCGGCAGATGTTAGTAGAAGGTTTCGCTGATGAAATGATAGCGAGACTGACAGGACTAAGCCAGGAAGACTTGGATGGTTTGAAAGGTGAGCGAAAATGATTGATCAACTAGCCTACAGTGCCGCCAATCATTTTGGTGAATTGGAGACTTCTTTCATACTAGGTAGAAAGCGTGGTCAGGAAGAAGGTATGGCTCAAGGACTTCAAAAGGGTATTCAAAAAGGTCGAGCAGAAGGTATGCTGGATGGTCAGCTCAAGGTTGCTCGGCAGATGTTAGTAGAAGGTTTCGCTGATGAAATGATAGCGAGACTGACAGGACTAAGCCAGGAAGATTTGGATGGTTTGAAAGGTGAGCGAAAATGATTGATCAACTAGCCTATAGTGCCGCCAATCATTTTGGTGAATTAGAGACTTCTTTCATACTAGGCAGAAAGCGTGGTCAGGAAGAGGGCCGGTTAGAAGGACGGGCAGAAGGTCGATTAGAAGGTCAGCTCAAGATTGCTCGGCAGATGTTAGTAGAAAGTTTCGCTGATGAAATGATAGCGAGACTGACAGGACTAAGCCAGGAAGATTTGGATGGTTTGAAGACCGGAAGATTGGATGTGACAAAAGCTGATTTTTAGAATTGAATGTTGAGCATCCAAAGAGCAGCTGAGTGAGACGGACGAATTAAAGAATTTTCTATGGTCATCTGTGTTGTTTCAAACGATGGGAGTCAGGAATTGCGTTATTTTAGTTGCAGTTTTTGTTAGCTTGGAATGATTTAGTGCGTGACAATTCTTCATCAATGCATCACATTTTAGCACCTGGAGGTGATGGTGAATGAGCAAAGGGGAAAAAGAAGAATAATCTCTTTTTCTACTTGATTTTTATAATCGGATTTGGAATTTTACTCTATCCCCACATTTCAAATTTCTACTATCGTTATGAGGCGACGCACATTGTAACGGATTTTGACCAAGCCAAGTCAGGCTTAGCTTCAGCTGAAATCAAGCAACGTTTGGATTTGGCTCATGCTTTTAACGAAAGTTTACACAATGTTCTTGCGGAAGATCCCTATAGTCGTTCTCGTCACGAGGCCGGTCGGGCGGAATATGCACGGATGTTGGAAATCCATGAACGGATAGGACATGTCGAGATTCCTAAGATTGAGGTAGATATTCCCATGTATGCTGGGACTTCAGAGGAGGTCTTGCAGAAAGGGATTGGGCATTTAGAGGGGACTTCCCTACCTGTTGGCGGTCAGGATACCATAGTGTATTAACGGCTCATTCTGGTCTACCCAAGGCACGCTTGTTTACGGATTTGCATCGTTTAAAGCTAGGAGATGAATTTTATATTCACAATATCGGAGACGTATTGGCTTATGAAGTGGATCAAATCTTGGTGGTTGAGCCGAGTAATTTTTCTCAATTATTGGTTGTTCCAAACCAAGATTATGTAACCTTATTGACTTGTACGCCTTATATGGTGAATACACATCGACTTTTGGTGCGAGGACATCGCATTCCTTATGTGGAAGAAGAACATCGCAAGGCAACGGATCAGGCTGAGAAACGGATTTTGATACGCTATCTTTTATATGCTTTAGGCATGCTTGTTGCCATTGGCTTGATTTTTGTCTTGACTAAAAGGAAGAGGAGGACGAAATGATGAAGAACCTGCTGGAATCTAATCGCTTTCTTCAAAAGAAGTTGGTCCTGCGTTTGATTTTTGTGTTGGGACTGCTCATAACGCTCTATCCTTTATGTTCTCATCTATACTATCGCTACGAGGCAGAACAGGAAGTGCAGGAGTTTTATCAACTAGCCAAAGACCTACCGACTCAAGAGGTGTTAAATCGTCTCGAATTGGCTAGGGCCTATAATAAGACCTTGAATCCAAGAAAATTACAGGATCCCTATTCAGAGGAGGAAAAGGCTGGTCTAGCAGAGTACGCTCGTATGTTGGAGGTCAAGGAGAAAATTGGCTATGTCGAGATTCCGAAACTAAATGAAAAAATCCCTGTCTATGCAGGAACATCCGAGGAAGTCTTACAAAAGGGAGTTGGTCACTTGGAAGGTTCTTCCTTGCCTGTCGGTGGTGCCAATAGCCATACGGTCTTGACAGCTCATCGAGGTCTTCCCACGGCCTCTCTTTTTACCAATTTGGATCAACTCAAGCTAGGAGATCGCTTTTATATTCATAATATTGCTGAGATTTTGGCCTATGAAGTAGATCAGATTTTAGTTGTTGAACCTAGTGATTTTGAACCTGTGTTGGTGGTAGAAGAAAAGGATTATGCCACTCTTTTGACCTGTACTCCTTATATGGTCAATAGCCATCGCTTGTTGGTCAGGGGGCATCGGATTTCCTATGTTCCAGAGGTGCATGAGGAAGAAGAACCAGGTTTCTTTGTCGATAGGATGCTTTTATCCTATCTGGTAGCTGCTCTTCTCCTTATTCTCTTATTGGCAGGCTACCTCCTATTCCGAAGAAGAAAAGCGACTAGGAGGAGACGGTCATGAAGTTGAAAATTGTTGGCTATCTATTGATGATAGTGGGATTATTGTTGCCCTTATTATTGTTCAGCAATATGACAGTTCATGAGGTGAGGGAATTTTTTGCTTACCAGAGCTACAAAAAAATGGAGTCAGGCTTTTCAAAGAAAGAGGAAGAGGTCATTGAACACTATCAAGAAGCGGTGCGGAGTGGTCAACTGGCAACAGTTGATCCCTTTGCTGAGACTAGGAAAGATGAGCAGTCCGTATCTGATTTTGGAGATACCATCATCGGCTATGTAAGCATTCCTAGTCTTGAAATCCGCCAACCTATTCGGGTGGGAGCCAGTGATTCCCATCTTGATCAGGGTGTAGCGGTGGTGTCAGGAACGGACTTGCCTTTCGGAGGTCTGGATCGTCGTAGTGTGCTGGCTGGCCACAGAAGTTGGTATAGTGATTTGCGTTTTTTCCGATTGAATGAAATGCGTGAAGGCGATGAGATTTTTGTTGAAATTGGTGAAAAAGTAGTCACCTATCGGGTCAAAAATACAGAAATCATCAAGGCAACCGATTGGCAGAAATTGCTTCCGATAGAAAAACAGGATGTCTTGACCCTGTTGACCTGTGATCCATTGGTTCCGCCCTTTGATTATCGTCTTTTGGTCAATGCCTATCGCTATCATGATAGTAGCGAGCAGGCAGTATCAGCTTCAGAAGAAAAAAGACAGTCTAGTCAAGCAGTGCTGGAATCTTATCGCAAGAAAGGTGTAAGCTTCATCGCCTATCTGACCCTTTTAGGCTGGATTTTGTTTGTCTATCTTGCCTACAAGTTGCTCAAGCTTGTGAGAGAGTGTCAAATTACTAAAGTACTATAAGTTTGCTATAACAGGAATAAGAGAAAAAAGACTTAGAGAACCACCGTTTCTGATGGCTGTTCTAAGTCTTTTTGTTTGGTGAACTGTATTATTTATAGCTCAATTTCCATGACAATCGGTGTATGGTCTTGGCGGGCACCAGAATCAATCATATCTGACTTGGTTACCTTATCAGCGATACGGTCGCTGACAAGCCAGTAATCAATTCTCCAGCCTGTGTTGTTGATTTTGCTGGTACGGCTGCGTTGTGCCCACCAAGTATAAGCGTTGAGGACATCCCCGTGTAAGTGGCGGAAGGTATCTGTAAAACCTTTTGCTAGAAGATTTGTAAAACCTTGACGTTCTTCATCTGTAAATCCTGGAGATTGACGGTTACTTGCGGGATTAGCAAGGTCAATTTCCTTGTGAGCAACGTTGTAGTCACCTGTGGCTAAGACAGGCTTTTGGCTATCAAGTTTTGCTAAGTAGTCAGCATACTGAACGTCCCAGATTTGACGGTCAGCAAGCCGTTTCAAGCCATCACCAGCATTTGGCGTATAAACTTGTGTGACATAGAAGTCATCAAATTCTAGCGTGATGATACGCCCTTCAGAATCCATGGTTGTTGGAGCACCAATCTCAGGGAAGGTAATGGTTGGAGTTAGATGGTTTTTGTAGAGGAAGAGTGTACCAGCATAGCCTTTGCGAGCTGGTTCTACAGATGAACGCCAGGTATTTGCGTAACCTGGGAAGTAGCTTTCAAGGATTTCCAAGTGTTTTTTTGTCGGTCCCTTGTCAGAGAGTTTGGTTTCTTGAATGGCGATAATATCGGCATCTTCAGCAACTAGCGTGTCAATGACGGCACGGGATAGGAGGGCGCGTGGGGATTCAGCTGTCAGAGCAGCATTGAGGGAATCAATGTTCCAAGAAATGAGTTTCATAATTTTCCTTTTCTAGTCTGTTACTGTTTTACATTATACCAAAAATCAAACTTGCAGGCGAATATGGAAACTTGAAAAAAATTTTATAATTTTTGTATTATAACATTAAAATTGTGATACAATAGAACTAATAAATCTGTGTCAAGGAGGTTATTATGAAAAGAAAATTATTTGTTTTTGCCTGGTTAGCCCTAGTTTTGGAAATGCTAATCTACTACTGGTACCAGTTGCCTGCTTTAAATATTTTGAGTGTGGACTTCTGGATATTTTTCCTTCAATCTGTCGGATTGGTTTGGCTCATACTTTCCATGTTCAGCTCCAAAGGTGCTTTTCAAAAGGTGACTAAGATTTCCGGTCGCCAGAGACAAGTAGATACCTATCAGATTAAAACCTCGCAACTACCAGCTTACTTAAAATGGTTGGGACGAATTTGGGTATTGGTTGTCCTGGGTTTGTTGGGGCTGGGGCTTATTAACTCACGTGTATTTCGTGCTAAGGATTACGCTGCTGTCATAAGCGTTAAGGATGCGGATTTTAAAGCAGATTTTCCCGAAACAGACATATCCAAATTGGCCCTCCTAGATCGCGCCTCAGCCGAAAAAATCGGTGACACCTATCTTGGCACCATTGACAAGGTTTCCCAGTTTGGCATTTCGGACGATTATCGCCAGATTACTATCGGTCAGCAACCGTTCCGTGTATCGCCTTTGGAATATAAGAATTTTTGGAAATGGCTGAGCAACCATCAAGATGGGATTGGTTACTACGTGAAGGTTAATCAGACAACAGGGAAGGCAGAACTTGCCAAGTTGAGCAAAGCCATGCACTATTCAGATTCTGAATTTTTGCTGAATGATACCTTACGTCATCTTCGCCTGCAATACCCGACAACTATTTTTGGGAAACCATCCTTCGAAGTGGATGACCAAGGAAATCCATATTATATTGCAACGATTTACGAGCCAAAATTTGGACTTTCATCAAATGATCCGATTGGTGCTATTGTATTGGATGCAGTAACAGGCGAAAGTAAGAAGTATAGTCTGGAAGATATTCCAGAGTGGGTAGACCGTGTTTATTCGGCAAACAATGTTATCAGCCGTGTAGATGACCACTATACTTATCAAAATGGTTTCTGGAATACCATTTTCAGTCAAACTGGTGTGAAAAATACAACAGACAGCTATAATTATATTTCTATCGGCTCAGATATTTATCTCTACACAGGTATCACCTCAGCAACTGCTGATTCATCCAACCTTGGATTTATTCTTGTCAATATGAGAACTCGTGAAATTACCAACTACAAATTGGCTTCAGCGACTGAAACAGCAGCGCAAGAGTCCGCAGAAGGTGAAGTGCAGGAAAAAGGCTATAAAGCCACTGCTCCAAGCCTAGTTAAGTTGGCAGATACAGCCTACTATCTGGTTTCTCTCAAAGACGACGCTGGCCTGGTCAAATCCTATGCATTGGTCGATGCGGAAGATTACCAGCAAGTGACAGTCAACAATGACGTGGCGTCCCTTATTTCTCAAGTCACAGGAACGGATGCTTCTAGCCTTTCAGGATTGACGGTGACTGAAAATGAAGAAGTTGGTGAACAGACTGAGGTTATCAGTGGAAAAGTAGAAGCTTTAGCGAGTCAAATAATTGGCGGTGCGACAATCTACTATATTGAGTCTGAGGGCAAGATTTATAAAGTCAAAGCAACGGAAGATAGTACAGATCGTTTACCGTTTATCAAAGTAGGAGATCACTTTAGCGGTCAGTTAGATAAGAAAAATTATCTTAAAAACTTTAAGGTTAATCCAGAATAATAAGAAGAAAGAGTGAGGTAGAAAAGCCTTGCTCTTTTGCTTGTCATCACCCATGCGAGATATTTCAACTTATGGTATAATGGGGCGTTGTGGTTCTTTGACAGGAATCCGTAGATTGTTCTGTCGAGTATCCATATTCTTATTCTGAAGGAGAATTTTGTGAGTTTATTTAGAAAAAAACAAGCAGTCGGTCGCCATAGTCAAATGCGTCGGCATTTAGGCTTAGTTGATTTGATATTTTTAGGTATCGGTTCGATGGTTGGAACAGGTATCTTTACGGTAACTGGTTTGGCAGCAGCCCAGTATGCAGGGCCAGCTCTGATCATCTCAATTGTTATTGCAGCAATTTCAGTCGGACTAACAGCCTTGTTTTACGCAGAATTTGCCTCTCGTATACCGACTAACGGTGGTGCCTATGGTTATCTCTACTCGGTTTTTGGTGAATTTCCTGCCTGGATTGCTGGCTGGCTGACGATTATGGAATTTTTAACAGCGGTGTCCAGTGTGGCTTCTGGCTGGGGAGCCTATCTAAAAGGACTGCTGGCTAATTTTGGTATCGCTACGCCGACAGCTCTGAATGGAACTTTTAACCCCGCTGCAGGCACCTATGTAGACCTCTTACCAGTTCTCGTCTTGATTTTTGTGGTAGGAGTGGTCTTGCTTAATTCTAAGGCAGCTCTTCGTTTCAATTCAGCCTTGGTAGTTTTGAAATTTTCAGCGTTGGCTTTATTTATTTTAGTAGGGTTATTCTTTATCAAACCAGAAAACTGGTCGAACTTCTCTCCTTTTGGTTTTGGTGCCATTTATGGTGGACAGGCGGGAATTATGGCGGGAGCGTCTCTCATGTTCTTTGCCTTCCTGGGATTTGAGTCTATTTCATTAGCGATTGATGAGGTGAAAAAACCTGAGAAGAATGTACCAAAGGGAATCGTGTTGTCTCTATCCATTGTAACAATTCTTTATATTGTAGTGACATTAGTATTGACTGGTATGGTTCACTATACTAAGTTGAATGTGGCAGATGCGGTTGCCTTTGCACTTCGAGAAGTTGGATTGGATTGGGCAGCGAGTTATATTTCTATTGTTGCAATCCTAACATTGATTACAGTATGTATTTCCATGACCTACGCCTTGTCGAGAATGGTCTATTCCATCAGTCGTGATGGTTTGCTACCGAAATCATTGAGCCGATTGACACAAACAAGCAAGGTTCCTAAAAATGCGACCATTCTTGTGGGGATTTTTGCAGCCATTTGTGCAGGTATTTTCCCACTAGCAAGTATTGCTTCTTTCCTCAATATCTGTACCTTAGCTTATTTGATCATGCTGGCGTTGGGTATTATTCGTCTGCGTCAGGTTGAGGGCTTGCCAAAAGCAGGACAATTCAAAACGCCTCTTGTTCCCTTGTTACCTATCCTCTCGATTATCATTTGTCTTTCATTTATGTTCCAGTATAGTTTAGATACTTGGTTAGCATTCGGAGTATCCTTGGTTATTGGAATTTTGATTTACTTCTGTTATGGCTATCGTCATTCGGAAGTGAAATAATAAATAGATTAAGGCTGGGCAAAAAGCCTAGCACCACTTTTCAGAGTTCGTGTCAACATCTCAGCGCAGTGGTTGATTGGCAGATTTGTTCGTGTTTTACACTCCAAATCTAACCTCTACGACTGATGCGAACAGAGTTCGCCTTATCTCCAACCTCAAACTGTCTCCCAGACAGTTTGAGCTGTGCGGGGGTGGGAGTGAAACAGTCTGGGGATAGACTGTTTCAGCTCAACAACTAGAAATAAAGACTTGTTGACGAACTCTTTTTCTACCATTTGTCAAGCCTATCAAGGTATTTGATGAAAAATATATCGAGTTCAATAGTCAAAATAAAGAAATTGTTTTCTTTTGGACTAAAGTTACGTGTAAAAAAGGGTACACGAAATTAACACCTTATGTTGAAAATTTTTGATAAGGTGTTACAATAATATAGCATAAACAATTTTACTGATTTTGGGTTAAAGTGTAATCGTAAAGTTTGTTATGCGTTATGAGGTAATACATTGTCCGAATGAGACGATGTATGGAGGCAATCGTGTGTGGCTTCGTAGAAGTCGTTTGCGATTGTCTTTTTCGTTTCTCATAAAAGTCGGCGATATGGCAAGGCTTGGTGTGACTGGCTGAAGCGATATTGTGAATACATTTGAACAGAATCTTTCTAGCGTAGGGATTGCCACGCTTGGTAATGTGTTCCTTAGCGAGGAAGTTGCCAGATTCATAGTGTCTCAGATCAATACCGATAAAGGCATTGATTTGGTTGGCAGACTGAAAACGGCGAATATCTCCCAGTTCACCAATAATACTTGTTGCAGTAGTCTCAGCTATTCCAGGAATAGAGAGCAGAATGTCATATTCAGGTAATGGCTGAGCTAGTTCCACCATTTGGTCTAGGACAGTTTGTCTCTGTTCAGAAAGCCGAAGCAATTCTTTTCCATAGTAACGAACCTCTTCCAGCATTGGAGAGGTTTTCTTGACGGCACAATAAGATTGATTAGCTAGTGCTATCAGCTTCTCAGCTAAATACGCCACACGCTTGTCAGAAATCCGTTTTGAGGTGGACTGACGAATGCTCTCTAAGAGTTCGTCCTTGCTTAAATCAAGCACGAAGTCCTTGTAAGGAAACGCAGTAACTAAGTTCCAGTATTGTTCCCCAGTTGGCTTTGATAAGACAGTCTCTATCTCTGGAAACGTGACTTGCAAGACCTTGTGCAGACGGTTTTTAGCTCGAACGATGTCCTCAGTTAAGTTCTGATAGAAGCGACTTAAATCTCGCAGTTCTTGATAGACTTCTTCTTGGACATAAGTGGGTTTACGATTCAGCACAAATTGAGATTGAGCCAGTTTTTCAGCGTCAATTTGATCTGTTTTCCTCACACGCAAGCTATCCAGTTGCTTCTTAGCTTCTAAGGGATTAAGCCTTGTATAAGCATAGCCATTATCTTCTAGAAAAGTTTGGAGACGGCGAGAATAGACACCTGTTGCTTCAAAGATGATTTCTGGTTTATGGACGGTTCTCAAATCGCCAAGTAGCCGAGCAAAGCCTAAGGCGTCATTGGACATGGTATAGCCATGAACTTTCTCACCATTGACTAGAATGGCCACTTCTGAACCTGCCTTACTCACATCAATCCCAAAAACTGCACGCATGATATTACCTCTTTGTCTTGAATGATTCCTTGTTTTAGTGATGTCATTTTCAATACTCGACGTCTGGCGTCCCACATACTTTGATAACATTCTTTCTAAAACAGGTGTCTTGCCAGTTTTTGATGCGACGTCTAGCGTCAAAAGAGTTCTCGACTTAACAAGACACCTCTACTTTAACATAAAGAAAAAGTAGTGACTACTCTCTCCCGTCGGAGATTTCCTCACTACTAATCTTAGTATGTTTTAACTAGTCGAGTTCTTTCCCACTCCCTTTTTTGTACAATTTTTTTATAGAAATAATGGAAAACTTAAAAATAAAATAGTATAATATATATAATGATATAGATATATGAAAGGGGAAACGCAATGTCTAATAGCGATATTCGAGCTAAAGCAACGGTTATTCGTGAACAAACAGATGGGATGATAACCTTGTTTTTGGCACCTGTTTTGATTTCTTTTCTGTCAGGAGTGGCAGAATTTGGCTTGAAACAAATCTGGGGGCAAACTGGTACTTTCTCCTGGGGCACAACTATTGTGAAAGATGGTGTTACTTGGACTCATTAATTTTATTTCTGTTGGCCCGTCAATCATATTTGATTTTATTGCACAATGTTTGATTGTGACGGCGTGTTTTCAACTCATAAGAGTCGTAAGAAAGCAGCGAGACAAGGTCAGCTTTTCAGAGTGTTTTAGTCTACTGGATGGGAAGAATTTTTTACCTATTCTGGTCACGACCTTTTTGAAAATGCTCGTTATTTATATAGCTGGTTTCCCAGCTGTCATTGGGATGGCTTTACTTAGTATTTCATTTTTCAGTACAGTTTTCATTGTTGGGGCTCCGGTTGGCTATCAGCCTGATTTCTCAGGATTTTTTAGCTCCTCCTATTTTCAAATAGGAGTAATCTTAGTCGTGATTGGCTTGGTTTGTGGTCTATTAGTAGATTATGGTCTCAGTCAGGTTCAATTTCTTCTTTATGATCATTTGGAAAATAATATTTATTCTTCTCCGTTTAAATTATTCAAACAGAGTTGGCAATTGATGAAAGGTAATAAGTGGCGTCGATTCATGCTTGACTTGTCATTTATTGGTTGGTTCATCGGTATTTTACTGACTTTTGGTTTGTTGGGCTTGTATGTTTATCCTTATTATTGGACCTGCCAAGCCCTGTTTTATGAGGATTTGATTGCCAAAAATCCTTTGTTACTTTCGAGGGTAGATTCCGTTTGGTCTTCGGAACTAGGATAAGCATAGATTTTATACAGCTACATTGAAATAAAAATACAGACAGTTTCTGCTGGATTTAGCAATCAGCAAGATTCTGTCTGTATTTTTTATCATCACTGCGATACATTATTACTAAAGTTCAAGTTCGGTTGATGGTGATGTGAAATAGAGTTCATATGCCAACCAAGTGATCATACCAGCTTGGATAAGGAGGCTGATAACTGAGCCTTCCACACCAAATGCACCACCTGACAACCAGTCTGGACCAGAGGTTTCTACTGCGATAAAGGCCTGGCCAGCCTGTGTTCCGCTCACTGGAAAGGCAAAGACATTTCCTTGGAAACAATTCCAGGCAGCATGTAGACCACCTATTACCCAAAGATTACCGGTTTTTAACATGACTAAGCAGGCTAAAATGGCAAAGAGTGTTAGGTCGAGAAGGGGAATGAGGGAAATCCCGTCGTTACCAAGATGGAGAAAGGTAAAAAAGAGGGAGGAAACAAGGATACCGACAGGGATATTGTGCTTGGCAGCTAGGGATGAAAACATCCAGCCTCTAGTCAATAATTCCTCTGTTGTGCCTTGAATGGACCAAGCAAGTACAAGGATAAGAAATTCTCCTACTAAATTCGCTGAGAATTGAAAACTAGTCACTTGAATAGCCCCAAATCCCCACATAAGCAAGACACAGGTGGTTAACATAGCAGCACCTATCCCCCAACCAAGTAAGAAGTCTTTCAAAGCTCCTTTTTTTCGTATTCCAAGCCCAAGCCAAGGACTTTTTTCTACAAATCTTGCCCAGAGTATGATGGCAAGACTGATGAAGGCAAAGGCCAATAATTCAAGACTGAGTGTCACAAAGGCATTATCTATGAAAATGAAAAATAAGGGCATAAAGGCAAAGTAACCAACTGTTTCAGCTACTGCCATCAAGACCAGTGCTGTGATAGGCGATAGGATAAAATTGAGATTAAAGCGTGATTTGGCTTTCTCTGAAATGAATGCTGTTTTCATATTTTTCTCCTAGTTTGTGTTTAGTACCAGTCTATCATATTTTCCTATGGAAAACTAGACAGAATTTTGATAAGCGTGATATAATGATACAAAAGTATAAAAGGAGAATATCTATGAAACTAATGGATTGGCTAAGAGATTTTCAATTTGGAGAACACCAATTGGTAGGTCCATTTTTCTATGCAACCCCGCTCGCCTTGAAATTTGAAGTTGGTCCTGCAGAGGAGGCTGAAACCCTTCCTAAGAAAGTTTATCTGGACCGAGCTTATGCGCGTGCGGTAGAGCTTTTGGAGCGGGCTAGTTCAGCATACGACTATGTGGTTCTTTCACTGCTTCGGCAGGAAGATAGGGATATAGACACCTACCTCTGGCATTTTTCATCGAAATTTAACTTCGACAAGGTCCCTGAGCCTGAGTTGATAGAAGTGGAGGATTTGACGGGAGATGTGCTAGTCTTTGAGCGCTATCTCCTTCCAGTTACCGACCAAGACTTGAAAGCTCTGTTGAAGGAGATTATCAAAGCCGACCATGGAGGTTTTAACTATCTATCAAGTTCCGTTCTCTTCCTATCTAGTCAGGACAATATCATCTATCATTGCTACGATGATCGGGGAGTTGATATTGCTGTTTTAGATGATGATAAACGTCGTCAGCTCTTTACAGACTGCCATGACCTCCTTTTTGACTATGATATGGAGGAGATGGAGAGGAGGATGAGGGGGTAGGAAGAAAATGTATATCTGATGACCGTCTTCTATAGTACTTAGGATATTATGGCACACAACTAATTTTTAGGGAGCAAATCAATGCCTTACCGTAAATTAACATCAAGAGATCGGTCTTTTATCAAAGGTCAGACGGACCGCTTGCTGAATCAGATGAATAGCAATGCGGCATATTTGGCGACTGTCCAGACCTATGAGGCAGCCAAGGCCCGCATGAATCAAGCCTATTTGGCTATGGAGTTGGAAGATGACCCAGAGAAAAAGGTACGACTGGCAAAATTGGTTGAAACCTATGCTGCACAAGCCCAGGCTATATTGGACGAGTGGGAGGAGAAGAACAGACATGCAGAGAAAGCGGCAAGAAATATCAAGTTGATCTTGTGGCTGACCGTACTGTTCACCCTTAGCTTTGTTTTTCCAGTCAATATCATTTTAGCCATTCTTTTTGCCGTTTGGTTTTATCGGAATTACCTTCGTTCAAGTAGAATTGCCCAATTGCCTAAGTCTACTGCGAGCCAGTCAATAGTGACAGAAGAGGAAAGTTATGAAGACTGGCTGACAGAAAAGATTGTCACACTTAACAAAGACAAGTGCCAGTGGACAGAGGATGTACTTGCAAAATATGACAGTTTGGATGAAATAGCAGCAGGTATTGGTAAAATTGACGAGATAGATAAAGAAGCTGGTAAGAAAATTCTCCATCGTTATCAAGCAATCTTAGCTGATATTGAAAAATTACCAGATTCTGACCAGA is part of the Streptococcus suis genome and harbors:
- a CDS encoding IS110 family transposase, coding for MRAVFGIDVSKAGSEVAILVNGEKVHGYTMSNDALGFARLLGDLRTVHKPEIIFEATGVYSRRLQTFLEDNGYAYTRLNPLEAKKQLDSLRVRKTDQIDAEKLAQSQFVLNRKPTYVQEEVYQELRDLSRFYQNLTEDIVRAKNRLHKVLQVTFPEIETVLSKPTGEQYWNLVTAFPYKDFVLDLSKDELLESIRQSTSKRISDKRVAYLAEKLIALANQSYCAVKKTSPMLEEVRYYGKELLRLSEQRQTVLDQMVELAQPLPEYDILLSIPGIAETTATSIIGELGDIRRFQSANQINAFIGIDLRHYESGNFLAKEHITKRGNPYARKILFKCIHNIASASHTKPCHIADFYEKRKRQSQTTSTKPHTIASIHRLIRTMYYLITHNKLYDYTLTQNQ
- a CDS encoding CPBP family intramembrane glutamic endopeptidase; the protein is MKTAFISEKAKSRFNLNFILSPITALVLMAVAETVGYFAFMPLFFIFIDNAFVTLSLELLAFAFISLAIILWARFVEKSPWLGLGIRKKGALKDFLLGWGIGAAMLTTCVLLMWGFGAIQVTSFQFSANLVGEFLILVLAWSIQGTTEELLTRGWMFSSLAAKHNIPVGILVSSLFFTFLHLGNDGISLIPLLDLTLFAILACLVMLKTGNLWVIGGLHAAWNCFQGNVFAFPVSGTQAGQAFIAVETSGPDWLSGGAFGVEGSVISLLIQAGMITWLAYELYFTSPSTELEL
- a CDS encoding class C sortase produces the protein MMKNLLESNRFLQKKLVLRLIFVLGLLITLYPLCSHLYYRYEAEQEVQEFYQLAKDLPTQEVLNRLELARAYNKTLNPRKLQDPYSEEEKAGLAEYARMLEVKEKIGYVEIPKLNEKIPVYAGTSEEVLQKGVGHLEGSSLPVGGANSHTVLTAHRGLPTASLFTNLDQLKLGDRFYIHNIAEILAYEVDQILVVEPSDFEPVLVVEEKDYATLLTCTPYMVNSHRLLVRGHRISYVPEVHEEEEPGFFVDRMLLSYLVAALLLILLLAGYLLFRRRKATRRRRS
- a CDS encoding class C sortase encodes the protein MKLKIVGYLLMIVGLLLPLLLFSNMTVHEVREFFAYQSYKKMESGFSKKEEEVIEHYQEAVRSGQLATVDPFAETRKDEQSVSDFGDTIIGYVSIPSLEIRQPIRVGASDSHLDQGVAVVSGTDLPFGGLDRRSVLAGHRSWYSDLRFFRLNEMREGDEIFVEIGEKVVTYRVKNTEIIKATDWQKLLPIEKQDVLTLLTCDPLVPPFDYRLLVNAYRYHDSSEQAVSASEEKRQSSQAVLESYRKKGVSFIAYLTLLGWILFVYLAYKLLKLVRECQITKVL
- a CDS encoding exodeoxyribonuclease III produces the protein MKLISWNIDSLNAALTAESPRALLSRAVIDTLVAEDADIIAIQETKLSDKGPTKKHLEILESYFPGYANTWRSSVEPARKGYAGTLFLYKNHLTPTITFPEIGAPTTMDSEGRIITLEFDDFYVTQVYTPNAGDGLKRLADRQIWDVQYADYLAKLDSQKPVLATGDYNVAHKEIDLANPASNRQSPGFTDEERQGFTNLLAKGFTDTFRHLHGDVLNAYTWWAQRSRTSKINNTGWRIDYWLVSDRIADKVTKSDMIDSGARQDHTPIVMEIEL
- a CDS encoding DUF975 family protein, which codes for MVLLGLINFISVGPSIIFDFIAQCLIVTACFQLIRVVRKQRDKVSFSECFSLLDGKNFLPILVTTFLKMLVIYIAGFPAVIGMALLSISFFSTVFIVGAPVGYQPDFSGFFSSSYFQIGVILVVIGLVCGLLVDYGLSQVQFLLYDHLENNIYSSPFKLFKQSWQLMKGNKWRRFMLDLSFIGWFIGILLTFGLLGLYVYPYYWTCQALFYEDLIAKNPLLLSRVDSVWSSELG
- a CDS encoding DUF3885 domain-containing protein, with the translated sequence MKLMDWLRDFQFGEHQLVGPFFYATPLALKFEVGPAEEAETLPKKVYLDRAYARAVELLERASSAYDYVVLSLLRQEDRDIDTYLWHFSSKFNFDKVPEPELIEVEDLTGDVLVFERYLLPVTDQDLKALLKEIIKADHGGFNYLSSSVLFLSSQDNIIYHCYDDRGVDIAVLDDDKRRQLFTDCHDLLFDYDMEEMERRMRG
- a CDS encoding amino acid permease; amino-acid sequence: MSLFRKKQAVGRHSQMRRHLGLVDLIFLGIGSMVGTGIFTVTGLAAAQYAGPALIISIVIAAISVGLTALFYAEFASRIPTNGGAYGYLYSVFGEFPAWIAGWLTIMEFLTAVSSVASGWGAYLKGLLANFGIATPTALNGTFNPAAGTYVDLLPVLVLIFVVGVVLLNSKAALRFNSALVVLKFSALALFILVGLFFIKPENWSNFSPFGFGAIYGGQAGIMAGASLMFFAFLGFESISLAIDEVKKPEKNVPKGIVLSLSIVTILYIVVTLVLTGMVHYTKLNVADAVAFALREVGLDWAASYISIVAILTLITVCISMTYALSRMVYSISRDGLLPKSLSRLTQTSKVPKNATILVGIFAAICAGIFPLASIASFLNICTLAYLIMLALGIIRLRQVEGLPKAGQFKTPLVPLLPILSIIICLSFMFQYSLDTWLAFGVSLVIGILIYFCYGYRHSEVK